The following coding sequences lie in one Pontibacter sp. G13 genomic window:
- a CDS encoding sterol desaturase family protein — MHFLVIFATFWAMELITWALHKYVMHGFLWNLHEDHHAPYQSTFQKNDTFLLIFAIPSWLAIMLGMMYGSDISVDMGIGTAIYGVVYFLLHEGLIHQRIKLFKRTDNFFFRAIRKAHKIHHKHQGKAHGECFGLLIVPVKYYKEALRRR, encoded by the coding sequence ATGCATTTCTTAGTGATTTTTGCCACGTTTTGGGCCATGGAGTTGATTACTTGGGCGCTTCATAAATATGTGATGCACGGCTTTTTGTGGAACCTGCATGAAGATCATCACGCTCCTTATCAAAGTACCTTCCAAAAAAACGATACCTTTCTCCTGATCTTCGCGATCCCAAGCTGGCTGGCTATCATGCTGGGCATGATGTATGGCTCGGATATTTCCGTGGATATGGGGATTGGGACTGCCATCTATGGCGTGGTGTATTTCCTTTTGCACGAGGGCCTCATCCATCAGCGCATCAAGCTGTTCAAACGCACTGACAACTTCTTCTTCCGGGCGATCCGAAAGGCCCACAAAATCCACCACAAGCATCAAGGAAAGGCACATGGCGAATGCTTCGGGTTGCTGATCGTACCCGTGAAATACTACAAGGAAGCGCTCAGAAGACGATAA
- a CDS encoding DUF2911 domain-containing protein → MRTFLIPLLIALTGPLACFAQLTTPMASQKCRLTQTIGIAEVSVVYHRPKVNDREIFGGIVPLSEDGTLSDGSIPWRAGANENTVVSFDQPVKIAGKSLDAGTYGLHMIPSKGDWTIIFSENTSSWGSYFYQKDEDALRVSVSPRKAPHTELLTYDVINQTNESADLVLRWEELEVPIPLTFNTHELVLQSMRDELRSTPGFSWQGWNQAAQYCIQNNINLEEGYAWSRQATGRNQNFTTLATQSQLLSMMDKPEEAALVMESALKVATKQEMNAYGYQLINLGKHDEAIAIFEQNVKAHKDDPNLYDSLGEGYYIRNADGDHKKAIKALKKSLSMNPIPQVRANSLRLLAAMDVDITEYEVQTARNE, encoded by the coding sequence ATGCGTACTTTCCTCATACCCTTGCTGATTGCCCTCACGGGGCCGCTGGCATGCTTTGCGCAGCTGACGACTCCCATGGCCAGCCAGAAATGCCGACTGACCCAGACCATCGGGATTGCAGAGGTCTCTGTCGTCTACCACCGCCCCAAAGTGAATGATCGCGAGATCTTCGGAGGCATCGTGCCATTGTCCGAGGATGGTACCCTCAGCGATGGCAGTATTCCGTGGCGCGCGGGTGCCAATGAAAACACCGTCGTCTCATTTGATCAGCCCGTCAAAATTGCTGGTAAATCCCTCGATGCCGGAACCTATGGCCTGCACATGATCCCTTCGAAAGGAGATTGGACAATCATTTTCTCGGAAAACACCTCCTCTTGGGGTAGCTATTTTTACCAAAAGGATGAAGACGCCCTGAGGGTTTCGGTCTCTCCTCGGAAGGCTCCACACACCGAACTGCTCACGTACGACGTCATCAATCAGACCAACGAAAGTGCGGATCTTGTGCTACGTTGGGAGGAATTGGAAGTCCCGATTCCGCTGACCTTCAATACGCACGAATTGGTCCTCCAAAGCATGCGAGACGAGTTGCGCTCTACGCCGGGATTCTCTTGGCAGGGATGGAATCAGGCTGCACAGTACTGCATTCAGAACAACATCAACCTCGAAGAAGGCTATGCATGGTCTCGTCAAGCGACAGGTCGCAACCAGAATTTCACCACGCTGGCCACGCAATCGCAACTCCTGAGTATGATGGACAAGCCGGAAGAAGCAGCACTTGTCATGGAATCCGCGCTGAAAGTCGCTACCAAGCAGGAAATGAACGCCTATGGGTATCAGCTCATCAATCTCGGAAAGCACGACGAAGCCATTGCCATTTTCGAGCAGAATGTCAAAGCACACAAAGATGATCCCAATCTCTACGACAGCCTAGGCGAAGGATACTACATCCGAAATGCCGATGGAGATCACAAGAAAGCCATCAAAGCACTCAAGAAATCACTTTCCATGAATCCCATCCCACAAGTACGCGCCAACAGCCTTCGACTCCTTGCGGCTATGGACGTGGACATCACCGAATACGAAGTGCAGACTGCTCGCAACGAATAG
- a CDS encoding serine hydrolase domain-containing protein: protein MKAALLCLWIILLIPSGIWAQQSDSLDQELQSLFDASNLPGMAVAVVTESGIAYEAGFGFADVQKETPFTTETLINIGGVSRTVIGLALAEAIERKLVHIDTNINRYLNDLEVIHPRFPKMPITLRQLATHTAGIKETNRALRPTYVFELPPDLAHGEFTLPERQFFKSTLGNYDQSLLTYLQRVFHKDGDLYDPLNFSRSAPGKKFHLSQIGPSLAAYVLECATDRDFIEYVEERVFAPLKLQDMYWSLESLDRSRHATSYTATKQQAIPQYDDMSYPDGGLHTNLHETALLLVEFLKGYQGNGTLLRAETYRRMFAPQFPADSLPEGFGPNIANRAYFWVIQQDGWLTASDRDIGSTVYMSFHPTMNYGKIFITNLGIGDKTPYRDQALKIWSFLDRIPRDAGK, encoded by the coding sequence ATGAAAGCCGCCTTGTTATGCCTGTGGATCATTCTGCTCATTCCCTCCGGAATCTGGGCACAACAGTCCGATTCCTTGGATCAGGAGCTTCAATCCTTATTTGATGCCTCCAATTTGCCGGGAATGGCTGTAGCCGTGGTCACCGAATCTGGGATTGCGTATGAGGCGGGGTTTGGATTTGCTGATGTTCAGAAAGAAACACCTTTTACGACCGAGACCCTGATCAATATCGGCGGGGTCAGCCGTACCGTGATTGGATTGGCATTGGCAGAGGCAATCGAACGAAAGCTCGTTCATATCGACACCAACATCAATCGATATCTCAACGATCTGGAGGTCATTCATCCGCGCTTCCCCAAAATGCCCATCACCCTCCGGCAATTGGCCACCCACACTGCGGGAATCAAGGAAACCAACCGGGCGCTGAGACCGACTTATGTGTTCGAGCTACCCCCAGATCTGGCACATGGAGAATTCACCTTGCCGGAGCGGCAATTTTTCAAATCCACTCTCGGCAATTACGACCAATCCCTCCTGACCTATCTACAGCGGGTATTCCACAAAGACGGCGACCTGTACGATCCACTCAATTTCTCGAGAAGTGCGCCTGGCAAGAAATTCCACCTCAGTCAAATAGGGCCTTCGCTGGCTGCCTATGTACTGGAATGTGCCACGGACCGCGACTTCATCGAGTACGTGGAGGAACGCGTATTCGCCCCCCTGAAGTTGCAGGACATGTACTGGTCGCTGGAATCACTCGATCGGTCTCGACACGCCACTAGCTACACGGCCACCAAGCAGCAAGCCATCCCGCAATACGACGACATGAGCTATCCAGACGGCGGGCTACACACCAACCTCCATGAGACAGCCCTCCTGCTCGTGGAATTTCTCAAGGGGTATCAGGGAAATGGCACCCTGCTGCGCGCGGAAACCTATCGGCGGATGTTTGCTCCGCAATTCCCTGCGGATTCCCTGCCCGAGGGATTCGGGCCCAACATCGCCAACCGCGCCTATTTCTGGGTCATCCAGCAGGATGGTTGGCTCACTGCGTCGGATCGGGACATCGGCTCGACGGTATACATGAGTTTTCATCCCACGATGAATTACGGTAAGATTTTCATCACCAATCTCGGCATCGGGGACAAAACGCCCTATCGAGACCAAGCACTCAAAATCTGGTCATTTCTGGACCGAATCCCTAGAGACGCAGGGAAATAG
- a CDS encoding SRPBCC domain-containing protein, whose product MHTNSTASAKSITKSIESRATYQLHTEIIIEAAPEQVWAVLMDFAAYPAWNPFIRTLEGQQEVGSTLQAEIHPPEGSPMTFKPELLVLDEHREFRWLGKLFVSGLFDGEHVFQLERLANGHTRFVQAEYFKGILVPLMRKMLDVQTRAGFEAMNRALRDQVLNG is encoded by the coding sequence ATGCATACCAATTCCACCGCTTCCGCCAAATCCATCACCAAGTCCATCGAATCCCGCGCCACGTATCAGTTGCACACTGAAATCATCATTGAGGCAGCTCCTGAGCAAGTATGGGCAGTGCTAATGGATTTCGCCGCATACCCCGCTTGGAATCCCTTCATCCGTACATTGGAGGGCCAGCAAGAGGTTGGGAGTACCTTGCAGGCAGAGATTCATCCCCCAGAGGGTTCGCCGATGACCTTCAAGCCAGAATTGCTGGTTTTGGATGAACATCGTGAATTTCGCTGGTTGGGCAAGCTGTTTGTCTCTGGATTGTTTGATGGCGAGCATGTCTTCCAATTGGAGCGTCTTGCCAATGGTCACACCCGGTTTGTCCAAGCGGAATATTTCAAGGGCATTTTGGTTCCGCTCATGCGCAAGATGCTGGACGTCCAAACCCGTGCAGGATTCGAAGCCATGAACCGGGCGCTTCGAGATCAGGTCCTCAACGGCTAG
- a CDS encoding DUF1016 N-terminal domain-containing protein: MSEKNELVEYRDWLKYIKGEIRRTKTQIALSVNAQLHELYWMLGKELALRHSNSKWGSKIIEQLSKDLSAEFPEIKGFSRRNLYAIKQWYSFYSTKYAFVPHHVAQIP; encoded by the coding sequence ATGTCAGAAAAAAATGAATTGGTGGAATATAGAGATTGGTTAAAATATATAAAGGGTGAAATTCGAAGAACTAAGACCCAGATAGCCCTTTCAGTGAATGCTCAGTTGCACGAGCTTTATTGGATGTTGGGAAAGGAACTGGCCTTGAGGCACTCCAATTCCAAATGGGGAAGTAAAATCATTGAACAGCTTTCCAAGGACCTCAGCGCAGAGTTTCCTGAGATTAAGGGGTTCTCACGAAGAAATTTATACGCCATTAAACAATGGTATTCCTTCTATTCAACCAAATATGCTTTTGTGCCACACCATGTGGCACAAATTCCCTGA
- the truA gene encoding tRNA pseudouridine(38-40) synthase TruA, protein MRYFLDITFKGTKYAGWQIQPNAYAVQQAMNETLSMVIRDEINCVGAGRTDAGVHARQLIIHFDTNKELPDRFMHSMNGILPFDISVNGIYTPNVPHLHSRFHATSRAYFYQIVRRKSPIHYDFAMRIGHELDVAAMNEAAKVLFEFEEFGAFCKSNAGNQTNLCDMMRAEWVDEGDLLKFHIRANRFLRGMVRGIVGTLLMVGAGKLTVEGFRQIVASQDRTNAGPNADAKGLFLSEVNYPEGSLIPWSPS, encoded by the coding sequence ATGAGATACTTTCTGGATATCACTTTCAAAGGCACAAAATACGCAGGTTGGCAAATTCAACCCAATGCATACGCGGTACAGCAAGCGATGAATGAGACACTGTCGATGGTGATTCGCGATGAAATCAATTGTGTGGGAGCAGGAAGGACCGATGCCGGCGTCCATGCTCGCCAACTGATTATTCATTTTGATACAAACAAAGAATTGCCTGATCGATTCATGCACTCCATGAATGGAATCTTGCCCTTCGACATCTCGGTGAATGGGATCTATACGCCCAATGTCCCTCATTTGCACAGTCGATTTCATGCCACGAGCCGTGCGTATTTCTACCAGATCGTGCGCAGGAAATCGCCCATCCATTATGATTTTGCCATGCGCATAGGGCATGAACTGGATGTAGCTGCCATGAACGAGGCCGCTAAGGTCTTGTTTGAATTTGAGGAGTTTGGCGCATTTTGCAAATCCAACGCCGGCAACCAGACCAATTTATGCGACATGATGCGCGCAGAATGGGTGGATGAAGGTGATCTGCTGAAATTCCACATTCGTGCCAATCGATTTTTGCGCGGCATGGTGCGCGGCATCGTAGGGACCTTGCTCATGGTCGGAGCCGGCAAATTGACCGTGGAGGGATTCCGCCAAATCGTGGCTTCCCAAGATCGCACCAATGCCGGACCCAATGCCGATGCCAAGGGACTTTTCCTGTCCGAAGTGAATTATCCTGAGGGAAGTTTGATACCTTGGTCCCCAAGCTAA
- a CDS encoding pirin family protein: MDRKSFLKKGLLGAFALSATNSDSQAQPDAAQDQLQAPVGFNHLPNKEIKTMKSVLHKADTRGHANHGWLDSHHSFSFANYYNPERMHFGVLRVLNDDRVAPGKGFGTHPHDNMEIISIPLEGDLEHQDSMGNTAVIKQGDIQVMSAGTGIYHSEYNRNTDQEVKFLQIWVFPNKRGVQPRYDQITLTQDQERNQLYQVLSPNADDAGVWIHQDAWFHMGSLDAGQQVSYDLKNSSQNGVYAFILEGDVTIEGQSLNKRDGFGVWDTDKMDITADSNARVLLMEVPMGV; the protein is encoded by the coding sequence ATGGACAGAAAATCCTTCTTGAAGAAAGGCTTGCTCGGCGCATTCGCCTTGTCGGCCACCAACAGCGACTCTCAAGCCCAACCGGACGCCGCGCAAGATCAGCTCCAAGCGCCCGTCGGATTCAATCATTTACCCAACAAAGAGATCAAAACGATGAAAAGCGTTCTCCATAAAGCAGATACCCGCGGACATGCCAATCACGGATGGTTGGATTCGCACCATAGCTTCAGCTTCGCCAACTATTACAATCCTGAGCGCATGCACTTCGGGGTACTGCGCGTCCTCAATGATGACCGTGTAGCTCCCGGCAAAGGGTTTGGTACACACCCGCATGACAACATGGAGATCATTTCCATCCCACTGGAGGGCGATCTTGAGCACCAAGACAGCATGGGCAATACGGCTGTCATCAAGCAGGGGGATATTCAGGTGATGTCTGCTGGAACGGGGATCTACCACAGCGAATACAACCGCAATACTGATCAGGAAGTGAAATTCCTCCAGATCTGGGTATTCCCCAACAAACGTGGTGTGCAACCTCGCTACGACCAGATCACATTGACGCAAGATCAGGAGCGCAACCAGCTCTACCAGGTCTTGTCTCCGAATGCAGATGACGCAGGGGTGTGGATTCATCAAGATGCGTGGTTCCACATGGGATCGCTCGACGCTGGACAGCAGGTGTCCTACGACCTGAAAAACAGCAGCCAGAATGGCGTCTATGCCTTCATCCTGGAGGGCGATGTCACCATCGAAGGCCAATCGCTGAACAAGCGGGACGGTTTTGGCGTATGGGACACGGACAAGATGGACATCACTGCGGATAGCAACGCCCGCGTCCTTCTGATGGAAGTTCCCATGGGCGTCTAG
- a CDS encoding MBL fold metallo-hydrolase — translation MVLLFSILAITGIGTFAFMKLSPQFGQIPEGEDLKRIEQSTNYEDGIFVNLVETTMDMDFSKLGETMQEYMNSTRTTPAEPLPTHFDPTPENLELDSLVYVTWYGHSAILLEMEGKHILIDPMFGAVAAPVSFFGRRFKYQEPIDIDALPHIDAVIISHDHYDHLDYPTISKIKEKVGHFYTPLGVGSHLKSWEVPADHITELDWWQSAQLDSLTFTATPSRHFSGRGFGDRSKTQWASWVIKGQNNNIYFSGDGGYGPHFKEIGEKLGPFDFTMMECGQYNEKWAQIHMMPEETAQAHLDVQGKAMMPIHWGAFQLASHSWTDPVERVQKASEANGIDFVSPRIGQRFEIHESLPHTRWWEELE, via the coding sequence ATGGTCCTATTATTCTCCATACTCGCCATCACCGGCATCGGCACCTTCGCCTTCATGAAGCTCTCGCCACAATTTGGCCAGATCCCCGAAGGGGAAGATCTCAAGCGGATTGAGCAATCTACCAATTACGAGGACGGTATCTTCGTGAATCTCGTCGAGACGACCATGGACATGGACTTCTCAAAATTGGGGGAGACTATGCAGGAATACATGAATTCCACGCGGACAACTCCCGCCGAGCCATTGCCCACACACTTTGATCCTACCCCCGAAAATCTGGAATTGGATAGTCTCGTGTATGTGACTTGGTATGGCCACTCAGCGATTCTGCTGGAAATGGAAGGCAAGCACATCTTGATCGACCCGATGTTTGGGGCAGTAGCAGCACCTGTTTCCTTTTTCGGTCGTCGTTTCAAATACCAAGAGCCTATCGATATCGATGCCCTCCCTCACATCGATGCGGTCATCATCTCTCACGACCACTACGACCACCTCGACTATCCCACCATCTCCAAGATCAAGGAGAAAGTCGGGCATTTCTACACGCCGCTGGGAGTCGGTTCTCACCTGAAATCATGGGAAGTTCCCGCTGATCACATCACCGAATTGGATTGGTGGCAATCTGCTCAATTGGATAGTTTGACCTTTACAGCTACACCTTCCCGACACTTTTCCGGACGTGGATTTGGGGATCGTTCCAAGACCCAATGGGCCTCTTGGGTGATCAAGGGCCAGAACAACAATATCTACTTCTCCGGTGATGGTGGCTATGGTCCCCATTTCAAGGAGATCGGCGAGAAGCTTGGACCATTCGATTTCACCATGATGGAATGTGGCCAGTACAATGAAAAATGGGCGCAGATCCACATGATGCCCGAAGAGACAGCCCAAGCCCATCTCGATGTCCAAGGCAAGGCGATGATGCCCATCCACTGGGGAGCCTTCCAATTGGCCAGCCACTCCTGGACCGATCCCGTGGAACGCGTACAAAAAGCCTCTGAAGCCAACGGGATCGACTTCGTGAGCCCGCGAATCGGCCAGCGCTTCGAGATTCATGAATCGCTACCCCATACCCGCTGGTGGGAAGAATTGGAGTAA
- a CDS encoding Crp/Fnr family transcriptional regulator, with translation MTELEQYLTKHFHIHRDDLAQVAAKFQFQEIPKDGFYLQAGAVCDKLSFVRSGLLRIFVQRERKSITQWITTPSYFITELSSFVFDQPSRWNIQALTDCELYTISKRDYESLGREIPAWKDLDRLFIARCFVTLEDRVFSFLSMTAEERYQMLFAQHPEWFNTLPLQYLASMLGMTPETLSRLRKKHASETS, from the coding sequence ATGACTGAGTTGGAACAATATCTCACCAAGCATTTCCACATTCACCGCGACGACCTCGCACAGGTAGCCGCCAAATTCCAGTTTCAGGAGATTCCCAAAGACGGCTTCTATCTCCAAGCTGGGGCAGTCTGCGACAAGCTCAGTTTTGTGCGGTCGGGACTCCTGCGGATCTTTGTACAGCGGGAGCGCAAATCCATTACCCAATGGATCACCACGCCCAGCTATTTCATCACGGAGCTATCCAGTTTTGTGTTTGATCAACCTTCCCGATGGAACATTCAGGCACTGACCGACTGTGAGCTGTACACCATCTCCAAGCGAGATTACGAATCGCTCGGTCGCGAAATCCCCGCTTGGAAGGATCTGGACCGACTATTTATTGCCCGCTGCTTTGTGACATTGGAGGATCGAGTGTTCAGTTTTCTCTCGATGACGGCAGAAGAACGGTATCAGATGTTGTTCGCTCAACATCCCGAGTGGTTCAATACCCTGCCACTTCAATATCTCGCTTCGATGCTGGGCATGACTCCCGAGACGCTGAGCCGGTTGCGGAAAAAACATGCTTCCGAGACTTCTTGA
- a CDS encoding sigma-54 dependent transcriptional regulator, with product MSTNKARILIIDDDADVLQATRIFLKQHGFATDTEERPHFVNQLLSNQSYDLILLDMNFSKGANSGKEGFYWLHQILKADPSAVIVLITAYGGVETAIRAIKEGATDFIEKPWKNEKLLATIHSALQLRDSRKQLQTLEAKQQQLAKELTGSASEMIGESEAMQRVFDQIAKVAATDANVLILGENGTGKELVARELHRLSHRNDQVFINVDMGAIPENLFESELFGHVKGAFTDARADRVGRFELADGGTLFLDEIGNLTLPLQAKLLSAIQQRMVTRIGSNKVLDVNIRLVCATNMNLSEMVAHHTFRQDLLYRINTVEIHLPSLRERRSDIPVLAQHFAKVYAQKYHKDNHGISASAMSRMEKYHWPGNIRELQHAIERAVIMTDSDVLQPEDFFFHRAEPETAGLNLETYNLAEVEKLVIRKAISKHAGNISHAAKELGITRTSLYRRIEKYGL from the coding sequence ATGTCTACCAACAAGGCCCGAATCCTGATCATCGATGATGATGCGGATGTCCTGCAAGCCACCCGTATTTTTCTCAAGCAGCACGGTTTCGCGACGGACACCGAAGAGCGTCCCCACTTTGTCAATCAACTGCTCTCCAATCAGTCCTACGACTTGATCTTGCTGGATATGAATTTCAGCAAGGGCGCGAATTCCGGCAAAGAAGGATTCTATTGGTTACACCAGATCCTCAAAGCTGATCCCTCGGCTGTGATCGTCCTTATCACGGCTTATGGAGGCGTGGAAACGGCCATTCGGGCCATCAAGGAAGGGGCTACAGATTTCATCGAAAAGCCCTGGAAAAACGAGAAACTCCTCGCCACCATACATTCTGCACTCCAACTCCGGGACTCCCGCAAGCAGCTTCAGACCCTCGAAGCCAAACAGCAACAACTTGCCAAGGAATTGACAGGTAGTGCCTCTGAAATGATCGGTGAGAGCGAGGCCATGCAGCGGGTATTTGACCAAATCGCCAAAGTCGCCGCCACCGATGCCAACGTACTGATCCTCGGAGAGAATGGAACTGGCAAGGAGCTCGTTGCCCGGGAACTTCATCGACTCTCCCACCGAAATGATCAGGTGTTCATCAATGTGGATATGGGCGCCATCCCGGAGAATCTCTTTGAAAGTGAACTCTTTGGGCATGTCAAGGGTGCGTTTACCGATGCTCGGGCAGATCGAGTTGGTCGCTTCGAATTGGCGGATGGCGGTACATTGTTTCTGGATGAAATCGGGAATTTGACCCTGCCGCTACAGGCAAAATTGCTATCTGCGATTCAACAGCGGATGGTGACACGGATTGGTTCCAACAAGGTCCTCGATGTCAATATTCGGCTGGTATGCGCCACCAATATGAACCTCTCGGAAATGGTCGCTCATCACACCTTTCGGCAAGATCTGCTCTATCGGATCAATACCGTGGAAATTCACCTGCCTTCCTTGCGTGAGCGTCGATCTGATATTCCGGTCTTGGCACAGCATTTTGCCAAGGTCTATGCCCAAAAATACCACAAGGACAACCACGGCATTTCTGCCTCGGCCATGTCCCGCATGGAGAAGTATCATTGGCCCGGCAACATCCGTGAACTCCAACACGCTATCGAACGAGCCGTGATCATGACGGATTCCGATGTCCTCCAGCCCGAGGATTTTTTCTTCCACAGGGCGGAACCTGAAACGGCTGGACTAAATCTCGAAACCTACAATCTGGCCGAAGTCGAAAAGCTGGTGATCCGAAAAGCCATCTCTAAGCATGCAGGAAATATTTCCCATGCTGCCAAGGAATTGGGCATCACTCGCACCTCACTGTATCGGCGTATCGAAAAGTACGGCCTTTAA